From the genome of Pseudomonas sp. WJP1:
GGTCATTCTTTGATCAAGAAGAAAATGAAACAATCCGGCGCCCTGTTGGCCGGCGAAATGAGCGGGCACATCTTCTTCAAGGAGCGCTGGTTCGGTTTCGACGACGGCATTTACAGCGCCGCGCGGTTGCTGGAGATCCTCAGCAAGGAAAAATCCACCGCCGAAGAGTTGTTCGCGACCTTCCCGAACGATATTTCTACGCCGGAAATCAATATCCATGTGACCGAAGAGAGCAAATTCAGCATCATTGATGCATTGCACGACGCGAAGTGGGGTGAAGGCGCCGACCTGACCACTATTGACGGCGTGCGAGTCGACTATGCCAAAGGCTGGGGCCTGGTACGCGCCTCCAACACCACTCCGGTGCTGGTGCTGCGTTTCGAGGCCGATGACGAGGCTGAATTGCAACGCATCAAGGACGTTTTCCACGTCCAGTTGAAGCGTGTTGCACCTGATCTCCAACTACCGTTCTGATTCACCCGGAGCCCTGAATGACCCTCGAACGCGAAGCCGCCGCCAACACCGCCAAGGTCCTGTCCGAAGCGCTGCCTTACATTCGCCGCTATGTCGGCAAGACACTGGTGATCAAATACGGCGGCAACGCGATGGAAAGCGAGGAGCTGAAAACCGGCTTCGCCCGCGACATCGTGCTGATGAAGGCCGTAGGTATCAACCCGGTCGTGGTTCACGGCGGCGGCCCGCAAATCGGTGATCTGCTCAAGCGCCTGTCGATCGAGAGCCACTTCGTCGACGGCATGCGCGTTACCGATGCCGCGACCATGGACGTGGTCGAGATGGTCCTCGGTGGCCAGGTCAACAAGGACATCGTCAACCTGATCAACCGTCACGGCGGCAGCGCCATCGGCCTGACCGGCAAGGACGCCGAGCTGATTCGTGCGAAGAAACTCACCGTCACCCGCCAGACGCCAGAGATGACCACCCCGGAAATCATCGACATCGGCCATGTCGGCGAAGTCGTCGGCATCAACACCGATCTGCTGAACCTGCTGGTCAAAGGTGATTTCATCCCGGTGATCGCGCCAATCGGCGTTGGCGCCAATGGCGAGTCGTACAACATCAACGCCGACCTGGTGGCCGGCAAGGTGGCCGAGGCGCTGAAAGCCGAGAAACTGATGTTGCTGACCAACATTGCGGGCCTGATGGACAAGTCGGGCACGGTTCTGACCGGCCTGACCACCCAGCAGGTCGACGACCTGATCGCCGACGGCACCATCTATGGCGGCATGCTGCCAAAGATCCGCTGCGCACTGGAAGCGGTCCAGGGCGGTGTGGGCAGCTCGTTGATCATTGATGGCCGGGTACCGAATGCGATTCTGCTGGAAATCTTCACCGATACCGGTGTGGGCACCCTGATCAGCAATCGCAAGCGTCCATAAGCGATAGCGCAAACCAAAAGACCCCGCTCAGCCAGGCTGAGCGGGGTCTTTTTTTGCCCACGATCCCTGTGGGGGGATGGCATTACACGCCGAATTGGGCGCGGTAGGCTTCCACAGCAGGCAGGTGCTGCTTGAGTTGCGGATCGTCGGCGAGGAATTCAAGCACCTGGTTCAGCGAAACGATGCTGATCACCGGAATACCGAAATCACGCTCCACTTCCTGGATTGCCGACAACTCACCGTTACCACGCTCCTGACGGTTCAGGGCGATCAGCACGCCGGCTGCCTTGGCGCCGTCCTGGGAAGCGATGATCTGCATCACTTCACGGATCGCGGTGCCAGCTGTAATCACGTCGTCGATAATCAGCACATCGCCGGTCAGCGGAGCGCCGACCAGGCTGCCGCCTTCACCGTGCGCCTTGGCTTCCTTGCGGTTGAAGCACCATGGCAGGTCACGACCGTGATGCTCGGCCAATGCCACTGCAGTGGTCGCCGCCAAAGGGATCCCTTTGTAGGCCGGGCCGAACAGGACATCGAAGGCAATGCCGCTTTCGGCAATGGCTGCGGCGTAGAAACGACCCAGCTGCGCCAGGGCCGAACCCGAGTTGAAAAGGCCCGCATTGAAGAAGTAAGGACTGGTGCGCCCGGACTTCAGGGTGAACTCACCGAAGCGCAAAACGCCGCGATCGATGGCAAAACGAATGAAATCGCGCTGATACGCTTGCATGAAAAAAACCCCAAATACCACGGATTTAGCTAATTAGGTTGACGCCGTGTATCATACACGCACGCGATTTTTGGGGCCATTTATGCGGATCATCAGTGTGAACGTCAATGGTATTCAGGCCGCAGTCGAGCGAGGTTTGCTCAGTTGGCTGCAGGCACAGAATGCCGACGTCATCTGCCTGCAGGACACCCGTGCCTCCGCCTTTGAACTGGACGATCCAGCCTTCCAACTGGATGGATACTTCCTTTATGCCTGCGACGCCGAAGTTCCCGCCCAAGGCGGCGTGGCTTTGTACTCGCGGTTGCAACCGAAGGCTGTCATCAGCGGTCTCGGTTTCGAGACGGCCGACCGCTACGGGCGCTACCTGCAAGCAGATTTCGACAAAGTCAGTATTGCAACCCTGCTGCTTCCTTCGGGGATGAACGGCGATGAGGACTTGAACCAGAAGTTCAAGCTCATGGACGACTTCGCCAAGTACCTGGACAAGCAGCGGCGCAAACGCCGCGAGTACATTTATTGTGGCTCGCTGTATGTGGCGCAACAGAAACTGGACATCAAGAACTGGCGTGACAGCCAGCAATCACCGGGCTTCCTTGCGCCTGAACGCGCCTGGATGGACGAGATTGTCGGCAACATGGGTTATGTCGATGCCCTGCGCGAAGTCAGCCGTGAAGGCGACCAGTACAGCTGGTGGCCGGATAACGAACAGGCC
Proteins encoded in this window:
- the pyrE gene encoding orotate phosphoribosyltransferase, translated to MQAYQRDFIRFAIDRGVLRFGEFTLKSGRTSPYFFNAGLFNSGSALAQLGRFYAAAIAESGIAFDVLFGPAYKGIPLAATTAVALAEHHGRDLPWCFNRKEAKAHGEGGSLVGAPLTGDVLIIDDVITAGTAIREVMQIIASQDGAKAAGVLIALNRQERGNGELSAIQEVERDFGIPVISIVSLNQVLEFLADDPQLKQHLPAVEAYRAQFGV
- the argB gene encoding acetylglutamate kinase, with the protein product MTLEREAAANTAKVLSEALPYIRRYVGKTLVIKYGGNAMESEELKTGFARDIVLMKAVGINPVVVHGGGPQIGDLLKRLSIESHFVDGMRVTDAATMDVVEMVLGGQVNKDIVNLINRHGGSAIGLTGKDAELIRAKKLTVTRQTPEMTTPEIIDIGHVGEVVGINTDLLNLLVKGDFIPVIAPIGVGANGESYNINADLVAGKVAEALKAEKLMLLTNIAGLMDKSGTVLTGLTTQQVDDLIADGTIYGGMLPKIRCALEAVQGGVGSSLIIDGRVPNAILLEIFTDTGVGTLISNRKRP
- a CDS encoding exodeoxyribonuclease III codes for the protein MRIISVNVNGIQAAVERGLLSWLQAQNADVICLQDTRASAFELDDPAFQLDGYFLYACDAEVPAQGGVALYSRLQPKAVISGLGFETADRYGRYLQADFDKVSIATLLLPSGMNGDEDLNQKFKLMDDFAKYLDKQRRKRREYIYCGSLYVAQQKLDIKNWRDSQQSPGFLAPERAWMDEIVGNMGYVDALREVSREGDQYSWWPDNEQAEMLNLGWRFDYQILTPGLRRFVRSARLPRQPRFSQHAPLIVDYDWTLTI